A part of Cytophagia bacterium CHB2 genomic DNA contains:
- a CDS encoding T9SS type A sorting domain-containing protein has translation MDRGRGGVEGSGDSRGQGAPYPFPQFQTFAVVAAAPALEAFGMLLQYPVQELQFAGVERSSATQNWIALNGSQYLPGMVVIGGFHVEALTAEAPLAMFDILFRHAGANIDNNTFAISSFTDDFNGAHVTFALDETAAAAAPRQFRLYQNYPNPVSVQNLVSGTVIRYDLPDRLGQTAAVELIIYNLQGQTVRRLFSGTQTPGTHKLAWDGRDDAGVQVPTGTYQYRLKAGEYVESKRVVVVK, from the coding sequence ATGGATCGTGGCCGGGGTGGTGTCGAAGGAAGCGGCGACTCGCGTGGTCAAGGTGCGCCATACCCCTTCCCACAATTCCAGACCTTCGCGGTCGTTGCCGCCGCGCCAGCGCTTGAAGCCTTTGGCATGTTGTTGCAATACCCCGTGCAGGAGCTGCAATTTGCCGGTGTTGAGCGCAGCTCGGCAACGCAAAATTGGATTGCTCTGAATGGCAGCCAATATTTGCCGGGTATGGTTGTCATCGGCGGCTTTCATGTCGAAGCGCTCACCGCGGAAGCCCCGCTGGCGATGTTTGATATTTTATTCCGCCACGCCGGCGCAAACATTGATAACAACACCTTCGCGATTTCTAGTTTCACGGATGATTTTAACGGCGCACACGTCACGTTTGCGCTCGATGAAACCGCAGCCGCTGCAGCGCCGCGCCAATTCCGGCTGTATCAAAATTATCCCAATCCGGTATCCGTCCAAAATCTTGTGAGCGGCACGGTGATCCGCTACGATTTGCCTGATCGTCTCGGCCAAACCGCGGCCGTGGAACTGATCATCTATAATTTGCAAGGCCAGACCGTGCGCCGGTTGTTCTCGGGTACGCAAACGCCGGGAACACACAAACTCGCTTGGGATGGCCGCGATGATGCCGGTGTGCAAGTGCCAACCGGAACGTATCAGTATCGCTTGAAAGCCGGTGAATATGTGGAAAGCAAGAGAGTCGTCGTGGTGAAATAG